One Bacillus sp. 1780r2a1 DNA segment encodes these proteins:
- the trmB gene encoding tRNA (guanosine(46)-N7)-methyltransferase TrmB, whose amino-acid sequence MRLRNKPWAKEKLAQYPQYAVGNPAEHKGKWNEVFENNNPIHIEVGTGKGQFLLGMAKQNPNINYIGIELYESVIVSALDRIIEAEVPNFKLLSVDAKDLTEYFAKGDVERVYLNFSDPWPKVRHAKRRLTYKTFLNIYEQILIDGGEIHFKTDNQGLFEYSLMSFSEYGLLLKYVSLDLHASEFEGNIMTEYEEKFSQKGSRIYRSEVKYMNEK is encoded by the coding sequence ATGAGACTAAGAAATAAACCTTGGGCAAAAGAAAAATTGGCGCAGTATCCACAATATGCTGTGGGAAACCCTGCAGAACATAAGGGAAAGTGGAACGAAGTATTTGAAAACAATAATCCAATTCATATTGAAGTAGGAACTGGAAAAGGTCAATTTCTACTTGGAATGGCTAAGCAAAATCCAAATATTAACTATATTGGTATTGAGTTATACGAGAGTGTAATTGTGAGTGCTTTAGATCGTATAATTGAAGCAGAAGTACCGAACTTCAAGCTGCTAAGTGTTGATGCAAAAGACTTAACCGAATATTTTGCTAAAGGTGATGTTGAACGAGTGTACCTAAACTTTTCAGATCCTTGGCCAAAAGTTCGTCATGCTAAAAGACGCTTAACGTACAAAACATTTTTAAATATCTATGAGCAAATTTTAATTGATGGTGGAGAAATACACTTTAAAACAGATAATCAAGGGTTATTTGAATACTCTTTAATGAGCTTTTCTGAATATGGTTTGTTATTAAAGTACGTAAGTTTAGATTTACATGCGAGTGAATTTGAAGGAAATATTATGACTGAGTATGAAGAGAAGTTTTCTCAAAAAGGAAGTCGAATCTATCGTTCAGAAGTTAAATACATGAACGAAAAGTAA
- a CDS encoding YtzH-like family protein: MPLNAQHQMAILKDILSNHQTDCCGTVSECEQVERLAQAMLANGTANEQVYRTLQNICEYTQTAKSAAHLDQHIETNKQNLSQWVEELSSLS, from the coding sequence ATGCCTTTAAACGCTCAGCATCAAATGGCTATCTTAAAGGACATCTTATCAAATCACCAAACAGACTGCTGTGGAACAGTCTCAGAATGCGAACAAGTTGAACGTTTGGCTCAAGCAATGCTAGCAAATGGAACTGCTAATGAACAAGTGTATCGTACGCTTCAAAATATTTGCGAGTATACACAAACTGCAAAAAGCGCGGCACATCTTGACCAACACATTGAGACAAACAAACAAAATCTATCTCAATGGGTTGAAGAACTATCTAGTCTATCTTAA
- a CDS encoding phosphotransferase family protein produces the protein MKLKVNWLEHILGSEWEVTPAGGATGDAYFARFQDRKLFLKRNSSPFLAVLSAEGIVPKLVWTKRMENGDVITAQHWLDGRELKPQDMNSDSVTELLSKIHHSKELLDMLKRLGKESLLPQDVLLDIRANVDVDLQKELIVEQGIMYLEREVDFVQPEEYVVCHCDVNHNNWLLGENEQLYLIDWDGAMIADPAIDLGLLLYWYIDPAEWKSWLEKYGITLTDNLQKRMKWYVVSQSILFVQWHRTKQEVPEMNYWLNYLKVLLENEQLSQ, from the coding sequence ATTAGGAAGCGAATGGGAAGTGACTCCTGCTGGCGGTGCAACTGGAGATGCTTATTTCGCAAGGTTTCAAGACCGAAAGCTATTTCTGAAGCGTAATTCATCTCCTTTCCTAGCTGTTTTATCAGCAGAAGGCATTGTTCCAAAACTAGTTTGGACAAAACGAATGGAAAATGGAGATGTAATTACAGCTCAACACTGGTTAGATGGTCGAGAGTTGAAGCCACAAGATATGAACTCGGATAGCGTAACAGAGTTGCTGAGTAAAATTCATCACTCTAAAGAGCTATTGGATATGTTAAAAAGATTAGGGAAAGAGTCATTATTACCACAAGACGTTCTACTCGATATTCGAGCGAATGTAGATGTAGACTTGCAAAAAGAACTGATTGTTGAGCAAGGAATTATGTATTTAGAACGAGAAGTGGATTTTGTTCAACCAGAGGAATATGTGGTTTGTCATTGCGATGTCAATCATAACAATTGGTTACTAGGCGAAAATGAACAGCTATATTTAATTGATTGGGACGGAGCGATGATTGCTGATCCAGCCATTGACTTAGGCCTCTTATTGTATTGGTATATCGATCCAGCAGAATGGAAGAGCTGGTTAGAAAAGTATGGTATTACTTTAACTGATAACTTACAAAAGCGAATGAAATGGTATGTGGTGAGTCAGAGCATTTTATTTGTACAATGGCACCGTACAAAGCAAGAAGTACCAGAAATGAACTACTGGCTTAACTACTTAAAAGTATTGCTTGAAAATGAGCAGCTAAGCCAGTAA